A stretch of DNA from Clostridia bacterium:
GTTTCTTTGTCCAACTTGTATATGACGCCCGCGCCCGCCGAGGTAGCGGTCTCGCTCGTCTCCCGGTAGCCGCTCCAGGGGTTACCCGTATAGCTGACCACCTCGAAATTGCTATACACGCTCACGCAGCTGAATACGGCGTCCGCGACCATAGTTTCGGTGGACACGGTCTCGTAGGTCTGGGTGAAGTATTCTTGCAAAAACTCGATGAAAGAGCCGGTGTACTCGGTGCCGTTCTCGGCCAGATACTCGGCTTTGTAGGCCTCGTAGACGTCGTTGATGGTGTAGGACGCGTCTTTGCCGTCCTTTCCGTCCTTGCCTTTTTCGCCGTTGAGAGAGGCGAGCCATTGCTCTTCGGTGCCCACGTAGCCGTTCTTGACGGCCAACTCGTAGGCGGATTCACCTTGTTTGAGGGACTCCAACCATTGCGCCTCGGTGCCCACGTAGCCGTTCTTGACGGCCAACTCGTAGGCGCTCAAGCCGTTGCTTGCGGTGGCGGAGACGTTCTCACAGCCCACGAACGCGACGACGAGGGCAATCAACAGGATGCTTGCAATCGTTGCTGTCAATATGCGTTTTTTCATCATATCACTCCTTTATTGTCTGCAAACGGCCGCGCCTCATACGCCGCCCGTTGCCTTTGATGACACTATCTTACCGTCCCAACCTAAAAATAACCTTAAAAAAGGAGGGAAAAAGCAAAGTTTGTGCGACTTTGCGCGGCTATTCCAGCTCGAATGCGCCCGTGTACAGTTGATAGTAGGTGCCTTTGAGAGCAATCAATTCTCGGTGAGAGCCGCGCTCGATCACGCGCCCGTGGTCCAACACCATGATGGTATCGGCGTTTTGCACGGTCGAAAGGCGGTGCGCGATAATGAACACGGTGCGCCCGTGCATCAGTTGGTCGGTGCCGCGTTGTACCTGCAGTTCGGTACGCGTGTCGATGCTGCTGGTGGCCTCGTCCATGATCATCACGGGCGTATCGGCGATGGCGGCTCGGGCGATGGACAAGAGCTGCCGCTGTCCTTGGCTGAGGTTGGCGCCGTCCGCCTCGAGCATCGTGTCGTAGCCTTGGGGCAACCGCGTGATGAAGTCGTGCGCGTTGGCCAATTTGGCGGCCGCGTACACTTCTTCGTCCGTGGCGTCAAGTCGTCCGTAGCGGATATTGTCCATCACCGTCCCCGTGAAGAGGTTGGTGTCCTGCAAGACCACGCCCAGCGACCTGCGCAAGTCGTCTTTCTTTATCTTGTTGATATTGATGCCGTCGTAGCGTATCTTGCCGTCGGCGATGTCGTAGAAGCGGGTGATGAGGTTGGTGATGGTAGTCTTGCCCGCGCCCGTCGCGCCTACAAAAGCGTACTTCTCGCCGGGGTGCGCGTGCAGGCTGACGTCGTGCAATACCATCTTTTCGGGCACGTAGCCGAAGTCCACGTCGTGCATTTCGATATCGCCACGGAGCAGTTGATAGGTCACGGTGCCCTCGGCCTTATGCGGATGCCGCCACGCCCACAGGTCGGTGCGCTCCTCGGTGGGCACGAGGTTGCCCGCTTCGTCGTACTTGGCGTTGACCAAGGTGACGTAGCCCTCGTCCCGTTCCACTTCCTCGTCCATCAAAGCGAACGCGCGCGACGCGCCCGCCATACCCATGGCGATGGAGTTGAGTTGCTGGGACACGTTGCCGATGGTCTGCGAGAAACTGCGGCATTGTTGCAGGAACATGGCGATCACGCTGACATCCATCGCATAGCCCAAGATGGACGCGTTGCGGAACTTGTCGCCCGCCAAGACGAAGGACGCCCCGCATATCGCCAATATGACGTAGAGGATATTGCCCATATTGCCCATGATGGGCATCAGCGTGTTGGCGTAGCGGTGAGCGGCGCGCGCGTTGAAGAACCAGTCCTCGTTGACGCGGTCGAAGCCCTCGTTGGCTTGCCGTTCGTGCGTAAAGACCTGAATGACCTTTTGGCCGTTCATCATCTCCTCGATATAGCCGTCCAAACGTCCCATCGCGATCTGTTGCTCGCGGAAGTATTTGGCGGCGCCCAAGCCCAAGCGCGACGCCACGAAGAACATGACGACGGCCACGCCCAGCACGATGAGTAACATATAGACGCTGTAGAGCGCCATCACCACGATGACCGTGACGATGGTGACGGCGGCGCTGATGGCCATGGGGATACTCTGCGACACCATCTGCCGTATGGCGTCGATGTCGTTGGTGTAGATGCTCATGATGTCGCCCGATTGATGCGCGTCGAAGAAGCGGATGGGCAGGCGTTGCATCTTGGCGAACATACTCTTTCTGAGGTCGTTCAAGAGGCCTTGGGTGATGGTGGCCATCAATTCCTCGCGGCACAAAGCGGCCAGCACGCCCACGGCGAAGATGGCGCCCATGATGCCGCACAACACGTAGACCGAGTGCAATTCGGCCACGTCGGTCATACCCTCCATGGCGTAGATGACCTTTTGCATCATAATGCCGATAGCGCCCGCCGCGATGGCCGCCTGGACCAGAATGCTCACGAGCACCAATATCATGCGCCCCTTGTAGCGCGCCCACATAAAGGCGAACAGCCGTTTGAATGCGCCTTTGGTGAATACGGGTTGTTTTTTCGCGGGTTTCTTAGGCATTGTCTTCACCTCCTTCGCGGTTTTGCGAGAAGTAGACTTCGCGGTATATCTCGTTGGAGGCGAGCAGTTCTTCGTGCTTGCCCACGGCGTCTATCTTGCCGTTGTCCATCACCACGATGATATCGGCGTCCTGCACCGAGGCGATACGCTGTGCGATGATGATTTTGGTCACGTCGGGGATATAGTCGCGGAATCCTTGGCGGATAAGGCTGTCCGTCTTGGTGTCCACCGCCGAGGTGGAGTCGTCCAATATGAGTATCTTGGGGTCTTTGAGTAGCGCCCTCGCGATACACAAGCGCTGGCGCTGACCGCCCGACACGTTGGTGCCGCCTTGGGCGATGCGCGTATTATAGCCGTCGGGAAAACTCTCCACGAAAGCGTCGGCTTGTGCCAAGCGGCAGGCCTCGCGCAGTTGTTCGTCCGTGGCGTCTTCGTTGCCCCACCGCAGGTTTTCGGCGATGGTGCCCGAGAAGAGCACGTTCTTTTGCAATACCATGGCCACCTTGTTGCGCAAGACGTCGAGTTCGTATTTCCGCACGTCCACGCCGCCCACTTTCACCGCGCCTTGGCTTACG
This window harbors:
- a CDS encoding ABC transporter ATP-binding protein, whose protein sequence is MPKKPAKKQPVFTKGAFKRLFAFMWARYKGRMILVLVSILVQAAIAAGAIGIMMQKVIYAMEGMTDVAELHSVYVLCGIMGAIFAVGVLAALCREELMATITQGLLNDLRKSMFAKMQRLPIRFFDAHQSGDIMSIYTNDIDAIRQMVSQSIPMAISAAVTIVTVIVVMALYSVYMLLIVLGVAVVMFFVASRLGLGAAKYFREQQIAMGRLDGYIEEMMNGQKVIQVFTHERQANEGFDRVNEDWFFNARAAHRYANTLMPIMGNMGNILYVILAICGASFVLAGDKFRNASILGYAMDVSVIAMFLQQCRSFSQTIGNVSQQLNSIAMGMAGASRAFALMDEEVERDEGYVTLVNAKYDEAGNLVPTEERTDLWAWRHPHKAEGTVTYQLLRGDIEMHDVDFGYVPEKMVLHDVSLHAHPGEKYAFVGATGAGKTTITNLITRFYDIADGKIRYDGININKIKKDDLRRSLGVVLQDTNLFTGTVMDNIRYGRLDATDEEVYAAAKLANAHDFITRLPQGYDTMLEADGANLSQGQRQLLSIARAAIADTPVMIMDEATSSIDTRTELQVQRGTDQLMHGRTVFIIAHRLSTVQNADTIMVLDHGRVIERGSHRELIALKGTYYQLYTGAFELE